A single Amphiprion ocellaris isolate individual 3 ecotype Okinawa chromosome 15, ASM2253959v1, whole genome shotgun sequence DNA region contains:
- the gsk3aa gene encoding glycogen synthase kinase 3 alpha a isoform X1 translates to MSGSGRPRTSSFAEPPGIPGAAAASTGSAAAVGSSTGKSGVPQASGSSSSGCSNLKLARDSGKVTTVVATPGQGPDRPQEVSYTDIKVIGNGSFGVVYQARLIDSQEMVAIKKVLQDKRFKNRELQIMRKLDHCNIVRLRYFFYSSGEKKDEVYLNLVLDFVPETVYRVARHFNKAKSIIPIIYVKVYMYQLFRSLAYIHSQGVCHRDIKPQNLLVDPETAILKLCDFGSAKQLVRGEPNVSYICSRYYRAPELIFGATDYTANIDIWSAGCVLAELLLGQPIFPGDSGVDQLVEIIKVLGTPTREQIREMNPNYTEFKFPQIKAHPWTKVFKPRTPPEAIALCSRLLEYTPASRLSPLEACSHAFFDELRQPNTRLPSGRELPMLFNFSTTELSIQPQLNSTLIPPHARSHTAASAHDGTGSDSSQHSSVPGSLNSI, encoded by the exons ATGAGCGGCAGCGGGCGGCCCAGGACCAGCTCGTTTGCTGAGCCGCCAGGTATTCCAGGAGCCGCCGCTGCGTCCACCGGATCAGCCGCTGCCGTGGGGAGCAGTACAGGAAAGTCCGGGGTCCCGCAGGCCTCCGGCAGCAGCTCGTCAGGATGCTCGAACCTTAAGCTTGCCA GAGACAGCGGGAAGGTGACAACAGTTGTGGCCACACCAGGTCAGGGACCCGACCGCCCGCAAGAAGTCTCCTACACTGACATCAAg GTGATTGGCAATGGTTCGTTCGGTGTGGTGTACCAAGCTCGCCTCATCGACAGCCAGGAGATGGTGGCCATTAAGAAGGTTCTGCAGGATAAAAGGTTCAAG AATCGGGAACTACAGATCATGAGGAAGCTGGACCACTGCAACATCGTCCGACTACGTTATTTCTTCTACTCCAGTGGTGAGAAG AAAGATGAAGTGTACCTCAACCTGGTGCTGGACTTTGTCCCTGAGACGGTCTACAGGGTTGCCAGACATTTTAACAAGGCCAAGAGCATCATTCCTATCATTTATGTGAAG GTCTACATGTACCAGCTGTTTCGTAGTCTGGCTTACATCCATTCCCAGGGCGTCTGTCACAGAGACATCAAGCCCCAGAACCTGCTCGTCGACCCAGAAACTGCCATCCTGAAGCTGTGTGACTTTGGCAG CGCCAAGCAGCTGGTCCGCGGTGAACCTAACGTGTCGTATATCTGCTCTCGGTATTATCGCGCCCCCGAGCTCATTTTTGGTGCCACCGACTACACGGCAAACATCGACATCTGGTCAGCCGGCTGCGTTctggcagagctgctgctcGGACAACCAATATTCCCCGGTGACAGCGGAGTGGACCAGCTAGTAGAGATTATCAAG GTTTTAGGAACACCAACAAGGGAACAAATTCGAGAGATGAATCCCAACTACACAGAATTCAAGTTCCCACAGATCAAAGCGCATCCATGGACCAAG GTGTTTAAACCTCGCACCCCTCCAGAGGCCATCGCTCTCTGCTCTCGGCTGCTGGAGTACACGCCCGCCTCCCGGCTTTCCCCCCTAGAGGCCTGTTCACATGCCTTCTTCGACGAGCTGCGCCAGCCGAACACACGACTGCCCAGCGGCCGAGAACTGCCGATGCTCTTCAACTTCAGCACCACAG AGCTGTCAATCCAGCCTCAGCTGAACTCAACCCTCATTCCTCCTCACGCTCGCTCACACACAGCTGCTTCCGCCCACG ATGGTACGGGCTCAGACTCATCTCAACACAGTTCAGTGCCAGGATCTCTGAACAGCATCTGA
- the gsk3aa gene encoding glycogen synthase kinase 3 alpha a isoform X2, with amino-acid sequence MSGSGRPRTSSFAEPPGIPGAAAASTGSAAAVGSSTGKSGVPQASGSSSSGCSNLKLARDSGKVTTVVATPGQGPDRPQEVSYTDIKVIGNGSFGVVYQARLIDSQEMVAIKKVLQDKRFKNRELQIMRKLDHCNIVRLRYFFYSSGEKKDEVYLNLVLDFVPETVYRVARHFNKAKSIIPIIYVKVYMYQLFRSLAYIHSQGVCHRDIKPQNLLVDPETAILKLCDFGSAKQLVRGEPNVSYICSRYYRAPELIFGATDYTANIDIWSAGCVLAELLLGQPIFPGDSGVDQLVEIIKVLGTPTREQIREMNPNYTEFKFPQIKAHPWTKVFKPRTPPEAIALCSRLLEYTPASRLSPLEACSHAFFDELRQPNTRLPSGRELPMLFNFSTTDGTGSDSSQHSSVPGSLNSI; translated from the exons ATGAGCGGCAGCGGGCGGCCCAGGACCAGCTCGTTTGCTGAGCCGCCAGGTATTCCAGGAGCCGCCGCTGCGTCCACCGGATCAGCCGCTGCCGTGGGGAGCAGTACAGGAAAGTCCGGGGTCCCGCAGGCCTCCGGCAGCAGCTCGTCAGGATGCTCGAACCTTAAGCTTGCCA GAGACAGCGGGAAGGTGACAACAGTTGTGGCCACACCAGGTCAGGGACCCGACCGCCCGCAAGAAGTCTCCTACACTGACATCAAg GTGATTGGCAATGGTTCGTTCGGTGTGGTGTACCAAGCTCGCCTCATCGACAGCCAGGAGATGGTGGCCATTAAGAAGGTTCTGCAGGATAAAAGGTTCAAG AATCGGGAACTACAGATCATGAGGAAGCTGGACCACTGCAACATCGTCCGACTACGTTATTTCTTCTACTCCAGTGGTGAGAAG AAAGATGAAGTGTACCTCAACCTGGTGCTGGACTTTGTCCCTGAGACGGTCTACAGGGTTGCCAGACATTTTAACAAGGCCAAGAGCATCATTCCTATCATTTATGTGAAG GTCTACATGTACCAGCTGTTTCGTAGTCTGGCTTACATCCATTCCCAGGGCGTCTGTCACAGAGACATCAAGCCCCAGAACCTGCTCGTCGACCCAGAAACTGCCATCCTGAAGCTGTGTGACTTTGGCAG CGCCAAGCAGCTGGTCCGCGGTGAACCTAACGTGTCGTATATCTGCTCTCGGTATTATCGCGCCCCCGAGCTCATTTTTGGTGCCACCGACTACACGGCAAACATCGACATCTGGTCAGCCGGCTGCGTTctggcagagctgctgctcGGACAACCAATATTCCCCGGTGACAGCGGAGTGGACCAGCTAGTAGAGATTATCAAG GTTTTAGGAACACCAACAAGGGAACAAATTCGAGAGATGAATCCCAACTACACAGAATTCAAGTTCCCACAGATCAAAGCGCATCCATGGACCAAG GTGTTTAAACCTCGCACCCCTCCAGAGGCCATCGCTCTCTGCTCTCGGCTGCTGGAGTACACGCCCGCCTCCCGGCTTTCCCCCCTAGAGGCCTGTTCACATGCCTTCTTCGACGAGCTGCGCCAGCCGAACACACGACTGCCCAGCGGCCGAGAACTGCCGATGCTCTTCAACTTCAGCACCACAG ATGGTACGGGCTCAGACTCATCTCAACACAGTTCAGTGCCAGGATCTCTGAACAGCATCTGA
- the zgc:91910 gene encoding zinc finger protein 706-like, with amino-acid sequence MARGQQKIQSQQKNAKKAAEKKKSQGADQKTAAKAALVHTCPVCRTQMPDPKTFKQHFESKHPKSPMPPELADVQA; translated from the exons ATGGCTCGTGGGCAGCAGAAGATTCAGTCCCAGCAAAAGAACGCCAAGAAggcagcagagaagaagaaatctCAGGGCGCTGACCAGAAGACTGCAGCCAAAGCAGCGCTGGTCCACACCTGCCCCGTCTGCCGG aCACAGATGCCCGACCCTAAAACCTTCAAGCAGCACTTTGAGAGTAAACATCCCAAGTCCCCGATGCCTCCTGAGCTGGCCGACGTTCAGGCATAA